A genomic window from Streptomyces sp. MST-110588 includes:
- a CDS encoding GGDEF domain-containing protein: protein MSWLLNFARSAVQAGRYQSALIRRLSAELEQARYDPLTGLLTRVGFEQCASRMLEVGPSAVLLIDLDGLKGLNDHFGHDAGDAAIRATGASLHDVVESYPGAVAGRLGGDEFAAVVPLPEAVALPWLLRGLHEAITAPVRHRGRDLAVGASIGVCLTADLPAVSLPLALRLADEAMYEAKRSGGGWLAAAGPAPAHRTVTGRRNGRRGTALEGTTTS from the coding sequence GTGTCCTGGTTGCTGAACTTCGCCAGGAGCGCGGTGCAGGCCGGCCGCTACCAGTCGGCGTTGATCCGGCGGCTGTCCGCGGAGTTGGAGCAGGCCCGCTACGACCCGCTGACGGGTTTGCTGACGCGGGTCGGCTTCGAGCAGTGCGCCTCGCGCATGCTGGAGGTCGGGCCGAGTGCTGTTCTGCTGATCGACCTGGACGGGCTGAAGGGGCTCAACGACCACTTCGGTCACGATGCGGGTGATGCGGCGATCCGGGCGACCGGCGCGAGCCTGCACGACGTTGTGGAGTCGTACCCGGGCGCGGTGGCGGGCCGGTTGGGTGGGGATGAGTTCGCCGCTGTGGTGCCGCTGCCGGAGGCCGTGGCGCTGCCATGGCTGCTGCGCGGCCTGCACGAGGCGATCACCGCACCGGTCCGCCACCGCGGCCGGGACCTGGCCGTCGGCGCCTCGATCGGCGTTTGCCTGACGGCTGACCTGCCCGCGGTGTCGCTGCCGCTGGCGTTGCGGCTGGCGGATGAGGCCATGTACGAGGCCAAGCGCAGCGGCGGCGGCTGGCTCGCCGCCGCCGGTCCGGCCCCGGCTCACCGCACGGTCACCGGGCGCCGGAACGGCCGGCGCGGTACCGCCCTGGAAGGGACCACCACATCATGA
- a CDS encoding DUF6284 family protein — MKIPTPDHAMASELVDQEPSGADLAAIEADMPVIVAEVALLDAQIAALDTPAMEVAERRIRRARRKLLAARLALAKPVPEVA, encoded by the coding sequence ATGAAGATCCCCACCCCTGACCACGCCATGGCCTCAGAGCTGGTGGACCAGGAGCCGAGCGGCGCCGACCTGGCCGCGATCGAAGCCGATATGCCGGTGATCGTGGCGGAAGTCGCGCTGCTGGACGCGCAGATCGCGGCGCTGGACACCCCCGCGATGGAGGTGGCCGAGCGCCGTATCCGGCGGGCCCGTCGCAAGCTGCTCGCCGCCCGTCTGGCCCTGGCCAAGCCCGTGCCGGAGGTGGCGTGA